The DNA sequence CCGCTGGTCGCGGGCCTGGCGCTGAGCGCGACCGTCGGCTCGGGCTTCACCGCGCAGCTCGGCGCGATGCGGATCTCCGAGGAGATCGACGCGCTGGAGGTCATGGGCATCCCCAGCCTGCCGTTCCTGGTGACCACGCGGATCATCGCCGGGTTCATCGCGATCATCCCGCTGTACGTGATCGGCCTGCTGACCTCGTACCTGGCGGCCCGGCTGATCACGGTCGAGTTCTACGGGCAGTCGGCGGGCACCTACGACCACTACTTCAACCTGTTCCTACCCCCGGTCGACGTGCTCTGGTCGTTCGGCAAGGTGCTCGTGTTCGCCGTGGTGATCATCCTGACCCACTGCTACTACGGCTACCGGGCCAGCGGCGGCCCGGCGGGCGTGGGCGTCGCGGTCGGCCGCGCGGTGCGCACCGCGATCGTGACGACGAGCCTGCTGGACTTCTTCCTCAGCATGGCCATCTGGGGCACCACGACGACGGTGAGGATCGCCGGATGATCAAGCGGCGGCTCCTGGGTGTCGTGTTCA is a window from the Saccharothrix saharensis genome containing:
- a CDS encoding MlaE family ABC transporter permease: MNDRFRKAANAPLNVLDTFGDQLWFYVRAICWIPRTLTRYLRETLRLLAEVSFGSGALAVIGGTIGVMVGLSVFTGTVVGLQGFTALNQIGTSAFAGFVSAYFNTREIAPLVAGLALSATVGSGFTAQLGAMRISEEIDALEVMGIPSLPFLVTTRIIAGFIAIIPLYVIGLLTSYLAARLITVEFYGQSAGTYDHYFNLFLPPVDVLWSFGKVLVFAVVIILTHCYYGYRASGGPAGVGVAVGRAVRTAIVTTSLLDFFLSMAIWGTTTTVRIAG